From Halomicrobium salinisoli, the proteins below share one genomic window:
- a CDS encoding Single-stranded DNA binding protein — protein MSLEDHAEELASDLGVDKEEVRSDLENLVNYSVPVDEAKQSLRRKYGDGGGGGGTPSSKDVAEISPDDSNVTVTARVLTVGTRSIQYQGDEQVIREGELADETGTISYTAWEEFGLSAGDTVTAGNAGVREWDGRPELNLGESTDLAFEEETLDVPYEVGGDRDLADLVPGDRGRNVEVRVLEVEEKTIDGRNGETDILSGVFGDESGRLPFTDWDPHAEIEEGASVRIEDAFVREFRGAPSVNVSEFSTVERLDREVAATESAQRMSVRAAVDTGGLFDVELTGNVIQVRDGSGLIERCPECGRVVQNGQCRSHGAVDAQDDLRTKAILDDGTGTVTAVLDDELTAEIYGGGLEAARQHASEEMDREVVADRIADRIVGREFRVRGSLSVDEYGANLDATEFTETDDDPAERAREFVAEVDA, from the coding sequence ATGAGTTTAGAGGACCATGCCGAGGAGCTCGCCTCCGACCTCGGCGTCGACAAAGAGGAGGTCAGATCGGACCTGGAGAACCTGGTGAACTACTCCGTCCCGGTGGACGAGGCCAAGCAGAGCCTCCGCCGGAAGTACGGCGACGGCGGCGGCGGGGGCGGGACCCCGTCGAGCAAGGACGTCGCGGAGATCTCGCCCGACGACTCGAACGTGACCGTCACGGCTCGGGTCCTGACGGTGGGCACGCGCTCGATCCAGTACCAGGGCGACGAGCAGGTGATCCGCGAGGGCGAACTGGCCGACGAGACCGGGACCATCTCCTACACGGCGTGGGAGGAGTTCGGCCTCTCGGCCGGCGACACCGTCACCGCGGGTAACGCCGGCGTCCGCGAGTGGGACGGCCGGCCCGAGCTGAACCTCGGGGAGAGCACGGACCTCGCGTTCGAGGAGGAGACCCTCGACGTGCCCTACGAGGTCGGCGGCGACCGCGACCTGGCCGACCTGGTGCCGGGCGACCGGGGCCGCAACGTCGAGGTCCGCGTCCTCGAGGTCGAGGAGAAGACCATCGACGGCCGCAACGGGGAGACGGACATCCTCAGCGGCGTCTTCGGCGACGAGAGCGGGCGGCTCCCCTTCACGGACTGGGACCCCCACGCCGAGATCGAGGAGGGCGCATCCGTGCGCATCGAGGACGCCTTCGTCCGGGAGTTCCGCGGCGCGCCGTCGGTCAACGTCTCGGAGTTCTCGACGGTCGAGCGGCTCGACCGCGAGGTCGCGGCCACCGAGAGCGCCCAGCGGATGAGCGTCCGCGCGGCCGTCGACACCGGCGGCCTGTTCGACGTGGAACTGACCGGGAACGTCATCCAGGTGCGCGACGGCTCGGGCCTGATCGAACGCTGTCCCGAGTGCGGTCGCGTCGTCCAGAACGGCCAGTGCCGGAGCCACGGCGCCGTCGACGCCCAGGACGACCTGCGGACGAAGGCCATCCTCGACGACGGCACCGGGACGGTCACCGCCGTCCTCGACGACGAACTGACCGCCGAGATCTACGGCGGCGGCCTCGAGGCGGCGCGCCAGCACGCCAGCGAGGAGATGGACCGCGAGGTCGTGGCCGACCGCATCGCCGACCGAATCGTCGGCCGCGAGTTCCGCGTCCGCGGCTCGCTGTCGGTCGACGAGTACGGCGCGAACCTCGACGCGACCGAGTTCACCGAGACGGACGACGACCCGGCCGAGCGCGCCCGCGAGTTCGTCGCCGAGGTGGACGCATGA
- a CDS encoding metallophosphoesterase, which yields MGVEPVPDEPAAVADCDGERALVIADYHAGIERGLRRQGVELSSDAGARRERLLALLDRTDPDRLVVLGDLAHAIGDPEGAEREELTALLDAVAVPVTLVKGNHDGDLEPFLDEFDGVTVTPSHGTRIGPVGFVHGHTWPSPDVLRADVLCVGHEHPVVRMEDEVGGTRAERAWLRGGLDPEPFEAFHDLGLDVRGDMVVFPAFNDRSGGTWVNVEGQEFLSPFLPDGLAGGEAYLLDGTRLGDYRRV from the coding sequence ATGGGCGTCGAACCGGTCCCCGACGAACCGGCCGCCGTCGCCGACTGCGACGGCGAGCGGGCGCTGGTGATCGCGGACTACCACGCCGGCATCGAGCGGGGCCTGCGCCGGCAGGGCGTCGAACTGTCGAGCGACGCCGGCGCCCGCCGCGAGCGCCTGCTGGCCCTGCTCGACCGGACGGATCCGGACCGGCTGGTCGTCCTCGGCGACCTCGCCCACGCTATCGGCGACCCGGAGGGCGCCGAGCGCGAGGAACTGACGGCCCTGCTGGACGCCGTCGCCGTCCCGGTGACGCTCGTCAAGGGCAACCACGACGGCGACCTGGAGCCGTTCCTGGACGAGTTCGACGGCGTGACGGTGACGCCGAGTCACGGGACCCGGATCGGTCCCGTCGGGTTCGTCCACGGCCACACGTGGCCGAGCCCGGACGTCCTCCGGGCGGACGTGCTCTGCGTCGGCCACGAGCACCCCGTGGTCCGCATGGAGGACGAGGTCGGCGGCACCCGCGCCGAGCGCGCGTGGCTGCGGGGCGGCCTCGACCCGGAGCCCTTCGAGGCCTTCCACGACCTCGGGCTTGACGTCCGGGGCGACATGGTCGTCTTCCCGGCCTTCAACGACCGCTCGGGCGGGACGTGGGTCAACGTCGAGGGCCAGGAGTTCCTCTCGCCCTTTCTCCCCGACGGCCTCGCCGGCGGCGAGGCGTACCTGCTGGACGGGACGCGGCTGGGCGACTACCGACGGGTGTGA